CGATCAATTGACTCAACACGAATGTTCCGATCAGTCATTATCGAAGAATATTGCTGCACTGGTTCTATAACTTGCGAAAAGTTGTTCACCCAAGGATATGCTTCCAAGTTATATTCATGCTGAGTCAGCAACCACAGCTGCTTCAACGTGGAGGACTCCTGAAAGAGAACGCAGACGAGTAGTTAAGTCTTGAATGGCATTTCCTGGACCGTCAATGGCGATCGTTTCCATGCAGATATTGGATGTGAGGTGGATATGCTGCACAGCAATAATATGCTCATTCATTTCATGTTGGATCGTAGTAAGTTGATCATCAAGGTCAGTTTCGTGGTGATCATATAAAATAACGATTGCGCCACGCTGAGGTTGGTTGAGAGCCCTTTCTTTTTGATATTGTTGAAGAAATGATCGCATTGCATCCCGAACTGCCTCTGATCGAGTGTCATACTCCCAACCATCAGTTACCTCATCAAATGAGGAAAGAAGCGATTCAGGGACGGTAATACTAATTCGTTCAAGATTATCAGACATACCAAAAAGAAGAGCAAGCGGGAATAAAAGGATATGAGTTCGAGAGAGAGATATTACGTTGGTTCCAAAAAATAATACTGCTTAAAACCCGGAGAACATGTAGAATCTGTATGGTCACACGAAGGGCAGTTTTAGGATCTGCAACCGCAGGTATTGGACTATTTAGCGGCTGTACCAACATCCTTGGCGAAATTGACGGGGGTGAAAAAACAGTTGTCGATATGGCAAACCGAGAGATATCAGTACCAAATAATGTAGAGAGTCTTGTTGGTGTAGGACCGGGAGGATTACGATTACTGAGCCACTTGGAGCTGACAGATCGGGTATCTGCTGTTGAAACTGCCGAAAAGGAACAATATGAGGGAGAAATCCCATATAATATTGCAAATGAAAATGAGTTTCAGTCAAAACCACCTGTCGGGTCGCGGGGGGGAGATGTAGAGTATATCGTACAGTCAGATCCAGATGTCATTGTCGCAACAACAACAGAGAATGCAAAAACGATTCAACAGCAGACAGAAATACCGACGGTATATGTGGACCAAGGTGAGTTCACTGGAGAAAATCCACTAATATACACGGCATGGGAAATAATAGGAAAAATCACAGGAAAATCTGACCGGGCAACAGAATTGATTGAGTATGTAGATCAAATAAGAGATGACTTGAACCACCGAGTTGAAGAAGAAAATGATCACTCTGATGTATATATAGGAGCAGTTAGCCATCGAGGAGCAAGAGGGATTCAAGCAACAGAGATACCACATCCAGTATTTGAAATGATAAATGCGAGTACCGCAGTGTCGGTCGAAAGCCAGGGGAAAATCGACATTGACAGAGAGGTGATCATTGACGCAGATCCAGAGTTTATGTTCTTTGATCGATCAAACGCTGAGAACATCCAAGATGACCTAGACGATGGAGCATATGATAGCATAACAGCAATCGAGCAAGGTCAATGGTACTGGATTCATCCTGAATATCACTATCAGTATAATCTCTCGACAATATTGTCAAATGCCTATTTTATCGGAAAGAAACTGTACCCGGATGCATTTACAGATGTAGAAATAGCTGAGAAAGGAGATGAGATATATAGGAAAATGCTTGGAGCCAAAGTTCTAGAATCACTGGAAGCAACAGTCGGCAGGTACGGAGAGATACGTCTGTAGTTTCCAGGTGATGGATTGGCATCTCTACGCATTTTTAGAGGCACCATTATATCGGCAGTTCACGACCTTATGGAGAAAAGAAGATAGAACAACTAATTGGAAATGGTTAGTTTCTAATGATAACGATTAACAAACTACATTATAATTCATAAAGGTTTTATACAACAGGTTATTCTATTCGACTGCATGTTGAGCGAACCACAGTTGTGCTGGACGGATTTGACGGGAACTCTGGGTTGTATTATTGGCCTTACGCCCACAACGGTGGTTGGTTCAAGAACAACCGCAGCCGGACGGTCATCCGGTAACCATCAGAACGTTTCATAAACATGACAGAAGAAAAAGACCGTGAGGACGAGGTTGCAAGCCGAGTCCGGACCACAGAACCGCACATTCGAGATATTGACAACCAAGCAGCTACCGAACTTCGTGAGTTGCTGAACGATCAAGACTATGTTTTTGCTCCGGGAATCTACCATGCGCTTGATGCCCGACTTGCTGAGATGGCAGGCCTTGACGCCGCATACATGTCCGGGTATTCAACAGTCCTTGGACAGTTTGGCTTCCCAGACCTTGAGATGGTGACGATGGACGAGATGGTTGAGAATGCAAAGCGAATTGTTGAAGCAACAGATCTGCCAGTTGTTGCAGACTGTGACACTGGATACGGTGGCACACACAACGTTCGTCGTGCTGTTCGCGAATATGAAAAGGCAGGTGTCGCAGCAGTTCACATTGAGGACCAAACCACACCAAAGCGCTGTGGACACATTGCTGGAAAGAAGATCATCTCACGCGACGAAGCAGAAGCCCGATTCAGTGCAGCTGTCGATGCAAAGCAGGACGATGATACAATTATCATTGCCCGTACAGACGCATATGGATCTGCGAATGGCGACTGGGAGGAACATCTTGAGCGAGGTCGAATGTATGCTGATGCGGGCGTTGACCTTGTTTGGCCGGAAATGCCAGATCCATCACGTGAAGACGCTGTTGAATATGCAGAGACAATTCACGAGACGCATCCTGATCTCAAGCTAGCATTTAATTACTCATCTAGTTTCGCTTGGAGCGAAGAAGAAGATCCACTAACATTCGAAGAACTCGGAGATCTCGGGTACAACTACATCTTCATTACACTGTACGCACTGCACTCCGGTGCACATGCTGTCTATGAGGATATGGTCAACATCGCAGAAAATGCCGAGCAGGCACAGTTTGACCTCGAAGATCGGTACCTTGGTCATCCGACGGAGAGTCACCACGAACTGTCGTTCGTTCCACGGTATCAGGATATCGAAGCACAGTTCGATCCAGAAGCACAAGACCGAATGGAAGAATCAGCAGGGTTCAGTGAAGAAGAGACGGATCCATTGACCTCGAACGACGACTAATCGGCGGCTAGCGAGAAAGAATCTCAAGTCTATTCTATCATTTGCTTTTGTAGCAGCGTCGAAAATATAGAGACTGTTGGACAGTGGAAAAACCAAAAAGAGCTATTTTTGCCCAGTGTTTGTAGATACGTATGGGCCTTGAGGATTTCACGGAGTTTGATGAAGACACGTCAGCACAAGAAGACACAGTAGATGAATCTACAGGGGAAGTCAGATTTGAGACAACAGATGTTACAACACAAGATAGTTACTCCGGCCTTGGGGTCGTTTCCGTATCAAGAGGTCTCAAAATTGACGAAACAGGGGATGACACAAATCTTCAAGTGTACATAACAGCCCCAAACCGCTCACGGATTCGAATTGGATCATATGTGTTAGTTCCATATCCGGATAATGAGCGGCTATTTTGTCGCATCTCGGGGCTGGAATACGCACAAGAGTTCCACAGTGACGATGCTACTGAAATTAACGCGCGGCGGGCAATGCAGACAGACAATATCGATGAAACGGACTACAAGTTCATGGCTGAACTGGACCCAGTAGCTGTTCTATATGAACAGGATGGTGAACTGAAACGTCGGATGACAGATCGTGTTCCAAAACCAAAAACAGTCGTAAGGGAAGCCACAGATAAAGGTGAAATTAAAACAGGGCTTAAGATACCTGATGATGGAATATTTATTGGACACTTAGCCGTAGGGGGAGAACGAATCACAACAGCAGCCGAGCCCCCAACAATTGATTACCGGTTGAAGGACAAATATGACGACGGCGATCCATTGATTTTCCGACACACACTGGTTGCCGGTGGAACTGGATCAGGGAAGACGCACGTCGCAAAGAATATTCTTCGGCAGGTGCTCGATCAAAGTCGTTCATATCCATTATCAGACGGCCGCGAGCGTAAGCCAGCAGTAGTGCAATTTGATCCGCAGGACGAGTATGCACAGATGCACGATGATAACGACCAGATTACAAAGGAAGATCAACGTCGGTGGGAGCGCGAAGATATTGCATATGGTGGGTATGATAACACGATTGCATTCGTTCCGAAAATCAAAGGCACAACCTACGACACAAAGGGCCATCGTGCAGAGCAGCGTAGATTCACAATCCCGTTTTCTATGGTACGACAAAATCAATGGCTCGTTGCAGGAGGCGACCTAAATAACAATCAGTACCAAGCAATACGATTGCTACTAAAGCGGTTCTTTGATCAGTTTGGTAACAGTGGAACATATGCACAGTTCAAACAATTTCTCGAAGATCCGGCGCTACGTGAGGAGTTGAGTGAGTCCGGAAAAGTACATGAGAGCACATACGATGCCGTTGTTCGCCGGATTCAGGGTTTTGAAAACGTGTTTGATCAAGACGCACAACCAATTACGGATCAGATTGATGAATTTGTCCGGCAGGGGCGGTTATCAGTAGTTCCGACGTACCACCTAAATGATTCTAGAGCAGCCGAGACAATTGTGCTTGCAGTTGCGTCATTGCTCGTCGATGAAAAACTATCAAGCAATCCAAGATACGAACAAGTAAAAGACACCCCACTGGTAGTCGGAATGGACGAGGCACATAATTATCTGACCGACGCTGATAGCGTTCAAGCCAGAAAGGTAATCAGAAAATTTACCGAAGCAGCAAAGCAAGGGCGAAAAGAGCGGCTCGGGTTATTCTTGATCACGCAGGATCCTCAGGATATCCACGAAGCAGTGTTCAAACAGATCAACACAACAATAGTGCTAAATCTTGGCGATGAGGATGCAATTAGTAGCGTGAATATTCCGACTGAACTTGAAGGCAAAGTTCCTTACATGGAACAGGGGCAGATGGTTGTATACTCACCAGACAACTCAGAACCAGTTGAGTTGGTTGGTCTTCCGAAATGCCTAACACAGCATAAGTGAACTACCCCTGCCTACTCGCCGCCTTCGGCGGCTCCTTGAGGACAGGGATATAGCCTGAGAGAACATATCTGTAGCACAGTTTGAGAACCTATTTTGCTGAAGGATAGTAGACTGAAGAGATTGGTTTTTGGAGATATGAAAAGTCTCAGAAGATCGTTGCCCGTTGATACACAGAAATACCGGTATCACTGATCTCATATGGTTTTGTTTCTCTTGAGTGATGGGCGTCACGAATCTTCTGAATTTCAACACCCATCCGTGTCTCCTCAAAATTTTTGGGGCGAATATACTGCAGGATAAAAACAGCGTCAGTGAGATACTCCACAATCCCGTATCGAGATACATACGGATTATCATCACTAGCTTCGCTTGTCATCATCGTTGTGACACCGGCCTCTTTAAGCGCATTGGTGAAATTATAGATTTCATTTCTGCGTTCCGCTCGAGTCTCAAACATCATTTCAAGCAGTGAAACAGAATCAAGGACTAGTCGACTGGCATCAAAGTCGTTGATGAGACGAGGAAGGTCACTACGGATGCTCTGCAAACTATGTGCCATATCAACTGCATCAATATCAACAATCGCCAAGCGACCGTCCTTGATATATTCATCGTACGGGAAGCCTTTTTCTGTTGCACTTCGAACGACACGGCGCTTTGATTCCTCAAGGGTAATGAAGACGCCACGCTCGCCTTGCTGAAGACCTTGATTGAGAAACTGTAATCCAAATGTCGTTTTACCGCTACCAGCAGAGCCAATCGTAGTAATCAAAGACTGTTCTGGGATGCCCCCGCGGATCATCGCATCAAGTCCATCGATACCAAGTTCTATACGAGGGATTTCCGATTCTGGATCTTCGTCTGCAAATTCCTCACCATCAGGACTTCCTGGAGGGAGGTCCATCTCATCTGGGGGGGAAGTGGATTCATCTCCCGGGAACTCAACATCGCGGAGTGCACTTGAGAAATCATCTTCAAAAAGTGAAGAGTCTTCCTCAGATGGCCCGCCAGAGTCCGGATCAGAGACATCTTCGGTTGGCTGCTCAGTAGTTGCATCAGATTCAGTGACATCATCTTCACTGTCAGCACTCTCACGAAGGGCGCGTTCAAACCAATCAGCATCGTCGTTATCTGTCATTGATAGCTAGCAGACGGATAAAGTGTCTATTTCTGTGTCAGATTACCACCGGGAATGAATTAAGTGTGTTGCGTCAGTTGTCAGTAGTATATGTCCAGAAGAGATTCCAAAGCAATTCTTTTGTGCTTTCATAGCGGGGAAAAAGTATCATATTCTAAGAGATGAGAAAACGGAAGCTAAATGTGGGGGTGTAATATTTTTGACTATAGAGATGGTTGATAGGAATATGCGCGTAGGGATTGTTGGACAGCGTAATAACGAGAAAGCAGAGCAACTTGTTTCGGAACTCGCCACCGAATTAGAGACGCAGGGAGTTGAAGTATATATTGATCGTATCACAGCCGAGAATTTAGATAGAGAAGGGGTGTTTCCCCGAGATATGGAGGAATGTGATCTCGCAGTGAGTGTTGGTGGTGATGGGACATTTCTATATACGGTTCGTGCCGTTGAAGGGACACCAATCATTGGAGTAAACTTAGGCGAAGTAGGGTTTTTAAACGCTGTTAGCCCTGAGGATGCAGTAGAAGCGGTTAGTGAAACGGTACAGCAGCATCAGGAGGGGTCTGCATCAGTACGGGAACTACAGCGGCTAGTCGCGGTGGGAGATGAACAGAAGCTAAAACCAGCGGTCAACGAGATAGTTGTCCAAGGTACACGGAGAGGACCAGGCGGCGGTGCTGAAGTTGCAGTTACAGTAAATGGTGAAACATACACTGAGGGATATGCTGACGGGGTGCTGATCGCAACACCAACCGGGTCGTCGGCATATAACTTGAGTGAGGGTGGGCCTTTGCTGTATCCAACAGTAGATGGGCTCGTGATCACACAGATGTGCCCACGAAAGGGGAGCAGACCGCTTGTAGTTGATTCAGATGCAGAGATAGAGATTATGATATCAGAGACAGAGGTATGTCATGTCGTAGGTGATGGTCGGGAGCGCCGGTCATTTGACCCCCCAATGACAGTGGAGATAACTACCGCAGCGGAGCCATTGCGACTTGCAGGGCCAGATATGAGTTTTTTCAATGCTCTTGGAAAACTTGAGTAGAAGCGAACTTTTGCTCAGGTTTCCGAAAGGTCTAATCGGAAGCAAGCCTTTTTCTAGATCAGATGTCAGGAGAACTTCCGGATGTGCAAGCGACGAGCCCAGATGTGACAGTTGGGCTAAATCAAGTTGGTGTAACAGGCGTTGAAAAAGTTGTAAAAGTAAACGGCTCCGGTGGCACACCACTTATTTTAATGGCTGAATTTGAGGTCTTTGTAGATTTACCTTCATGGCGAAAAGGGGCAGATATGAGTCGGAATATGGAGGTT
This portion of the Salinarchaeum sp. IM2453 genome encodes:
- the aceA gene encoding isocitrate lyase; its protein translation is MTEEKDREDEVASRVRTTEPHIRDIDNQAATELRELLNDQDYVFAPGIYHALDARLAEMAGLDAAYMSGYSTVLGQFGFPDLEMVTMDEMVENAKRIVEATDLPVVADCDTGYGGTHNVRRAVREYEKAGVAAVHIEDQTTPKRCGHIAGKKIISRDEAEARFSAAVDAKQDDDTIIIARTDAYGSANGDWEEHLERGRMYADAGVDLVWPEMPDPSREDAVEYAETIHETHPDLKLAFNYSSSFAWSEEEDPLTFEELGDLGYNYIFITLYALHSGAHAVYEDMVNIAENAEQAQFDLEDRYLGHPTESHHELSFVPRYQDIEAQFDPEAQDRMEESAGFSEEETDPLTSNDD
- the nikR gene encoding nickel-responsive transcriptional regulator NikR, whose translation is MSDNLERISITVPESLLSSFDEVTDGWEYDTRSEAVRDAMRSFLQQYQKERALNQPQRGAIVILYDHHETDLDDQLTTIQHEMNEHIIAVQHIHLTSNICMETIAIDGPGNAIQDLTTRLRSLSGVLHVEAAVVADSA
- a CDS encoding ATP-binding protein, encoding MGLEDFTEFDEDTSAQEDTVDESTGEVRFETTDVTTQDSYSGLGVVSVSRGLKIDETGDDTNLQVYITAPNRSRIRIGSYVLVPYPDNERLFCRISGLEYAQEFHSDDATEINARRAMQTDNIDETDYKFMAELDPVAVLYEQDGELKRRMTDRVPKPKTVVREATDKGEIKTGLKIPDDGIFIGHLAVGGERITTAAEPPTIDYRLKDKYDDGDPLIFRHTLVAGGTGSGKTHVAKNILRQVLDQSRSYPLSDGRERKPAVVQFDPQDEYAQMHDDNDQITKEDQRRWEREDIAYGGYDNTIAFVPKIKGTTYDTKGHRAEQRRFTIPFSMVRQNQWLVAGGDLNNNQYQAIRLLLKRFFDQFGNSGTYAQFKQFLEDPALREELSESGKVHESTYDAVVRRIQGFENVFDQDAQPITDQIDEFVRQGRLSVVPTYHLNDSRAAETIVLAVASLLVDEKLSSNPRYEQVKDTPLVVGMDEAHNYLTDADSVQARKVIRKFTEAAKQGRKERLGLFLITQDPQDIHEAVFKQINTTIVLNLGDEDAISSVNIPTELEGKVPYMEQGQMVVYSPDNSEPVELVGLPKCLTQHK
- a CDS encoding KaiC domain-containing protein, whose protein sequence is MTDNDDADWFERALRESADSEDDVTESDATTEQPTEDVSDPDSGGPSEEDSSLFEDDFSSALRDVEFPGDESTSPPDEMDLPPGSPDGEEFADEDPESEIPRIELGIDGLDAMIRGGIPEQSLITTIGSAGSGKTTFGLQFLNQGLQQGERGVFITLEESKRRVVRSATEKGFPYDEYIKDGRLAIVDIDAVDMAHSLQSIRSDLPRLINDFDASRLVLDSVSLLEMMFETRAERRNEIYNFTNALKEAGVTTMMTSEASDDNPYVSRYGIVEYLTDAVFILQYIRPKNFEETRMGVEIQKIRDAHHSRETKPYEISDTGISVYQRATIF
- a CDS encoding NAD(+)/NADH kinase, translating into MRVGIVGQRNNEKAEQLVSELATELETQGVEVYIDRITAENLDREGVFPRDMEECDLAVSVGGDGTFLYTVRAVEGTPIIGVNLGEVGFLNAVSPEDAVEAVSETVQQHQEGSASVRELQRLVAVGDEQKLKPAVNEIVVQGTRRGPGGGAEVAVTVNGETYTEGYADGVLIATPTGSSAYNLSEGGPLLYPTVDGLVITQMCPRKGSRPLVVDSDAEIEIMISETEVCHVVGDGRERRSFDPPMTVEITTAAEPLRLAGPDMSFFNALGKLE
- a CDS encoding ABC transporter substrate-binding protein — its product is MVTRRAVLGSATAGIGLFSGCTNILGEIDGGEKTVVDMANREISVPNNVESLVGVGPGGLRLLSHLELTDRVSAVETAEKEQYEGEIPYNIANENEFQSKPPVGSRGGDVEYIVQSDPDVIVATTTENAKTIQQQTEIPTVYVDQGEFTGENPLIYTAWEIIGKITGKSDRATELIEYVDQIRDDLNHRVEEENDHSDVYIGAVSHRGARGIQATEIPHPVFEMINASTAVSVESQGKIDIDREVIIDADPEFMFFDRSNAENIQDDLDDGAYDSITAIEQGQWYWIHPEYHYQYNLSTILSNAYFIGKKLYPDAFTDVEIAEKGDEIYRKMLGAKVLESLEATVGRYGEIRL